The Pseudomonas sp. IAC-BECa141 genome contains the following window.
CCGCTGAACAAGGAATTCGTGCTCAACGCCGAGCGTTATCAAGGCGCCAGCGTGTTGCTGGCCCGCGAGAACTTCGGTTGCGGTTCCAGCCGTGAGCACGCGCCGTGGGCGCTGGAAGAATACGGGTTCCGCAGCATCATCGCGCCGAGCTACGCCGACATCTTCTTCAACAACAGCTTCAAGAACGGTTTGCTGCCGATCATCCTGAGCGACGCAGAGGTCGACGAGCTGTTCAAGCAGGTCGAGGCCGAGCCGGGCTATCAGTTGCAGATCGATCTGCAAGAGCAGACCGTGACCAGCCCGAACGGCAAGGTCTATCGCTTCGAGATCGATGCCTTCCGCAAACACTGCCTGCTCAATGGCCTGGACGACATCGGCCTGACCCTGCAGGACGGCGATGCGATTGCCGCGTTTGAAGCCCGGCATCGCGCGAGCCAGCCGTGGTTGTTCCGCGACGCGTGATTGATTCGAGATGATGTAGTCAGGGCTGGACCCTTCGCGGGCAAGCCCGCTCCCACATTTGAAGTGCATTCCCCTGTGGGAGCGAGCTTGCTCGCGAAAAGGGCAGTTCAAACAACATAGAAATCAGGATGTGACCATGACCAGCACCGCCCACAGTCAGGTTGTACAAAAGCAATTCGGTGAGCAGGCCGCCGCCTACCTGAGCAGCGCCGTTCACGCTCAAGGCACTGAATTTGCGCTGCTGCAGGCTGAGCTGGCGGGGCAGGGCGAGGCGCGGGTGCTGGATCTGGGTTGCGGCGCCGGGCACGTGAGTTTTCACGTTGCTCCGTTGGTGAAGGAAGTGGTCGCGTACGACCTGTCGCAGCAGATGCTCGACGTGGTCGCCGCCGCTGCCGTTGATCGCGGATTGAGCAACGTGTCCACGGTCAACGGCGCCGCCGAGCGTCTGCCGTTTGCCGATGGCGAATTCGACTTCGTGTTCAGCCGCTATTCGGCGCACCACTGGAGCGACCTCGGCGTGGCCTTGCGCGAAGTGCGTCGGGTGCTGAAGCCGGGCGGCGTGGCGGCATTCATTGATGTGCTGTCGCCGGGCAGTCCGCTGTTCGACACCTATCTGCAGAGCGTCGAAGTGCTGCGCGACACCAGTCATGTGCGCGATTATTCGGCCG
Protein-coding sequences here:
- a CDS encoding class I SAM-dependent methyltransferase, with the translated sequence MTSTAHSQVVQKQFGEQAAAYLSSAVHAQGTEFALLQAELAGQGEARVLDLGCGAGHVSFHVAPLVKEVVAYDLSQQMLDVVAAAAVDRGLSNVSTVNGAAERLPFADGEFDFVFSRYSAHHWSDLGVALREVRRVLKPGGVAAFIDVLSPGSPLFDTYLQSVEVLRDTSHVRDYSAGEWLRQVSEAGLHTRSTTRQRLRLEYSSWVERMRTPEVMRAAIRQLQQSMGNEVREYFEIEADGSFSTDVLVLWAEK
- the leuD gene encoding 3-isopropylmalate dehydratase small subunit encodes the protein MKAFTQHTGLVAPLDRANVDTDQIIPKQFLKSIKRTGFGPNLFDEWRYLDVGQPYQDNSKRPLNKEFVLNAERYQGASVLLARENFGCGSSREHAPWALEEYGFRSIIAPSYADIFFNNSFKNGLLPIILSDAEVDELFKQVEAEPGYQLQIDLQEQTVTSPNGKVYRFEIDAFRKHCLLNGLDDIGLTLQDGDAIAAFEARHRASQPWLFRDA